GGCGGAATTTGAGAGGCAAAAGGGATCGGGCAGAGCAGTTCCACAATGGCGGCCATTGTGGATGGTGGATAGATGCCTGGGTGTAGGGGGTCCCCTAGTGGTATGCTTTGAGAAGTACTAGGAAGGACTCAAAGCCATTTGCATGCCCCAATATCTGAAATCCTATCATTTgcaatttcaagaaatcatgagatTTTAGAGCTATGAGAAACTTAGAATCCTAGAATCTAGAGCTGGACCAAAACCTTATCAAATGAGAAAGTCCTCATAATACCCACcagcatttctctctctctctctctgtctgtctctctccatatgtataatatatatatgtatgtatgtataaatatagggTCTACAAAGCGTTATATAAACATCTCATTTATCCAAACAACTAGGGGACATAGATGTAGTTATATTCCCATTtttcatgtgaggaaactgaggtagaccgAGGTGAAGCGAcatgcccaatgtcacacaagtaTTCGGTCTCAGAGGGGAATTTCTCTCTACTTGCCATAGTAACCATCACACATGACCTAACTAGCAAAGTGACTTGGGACTTCGGACTGCatcttgtgctctctctctctctattacaGTACAACGCCTTAAGCTTCTAAGACTCCAGCCCCTTCCACTTTGGCTTTGAGCAAGGTCTTTTTACCCCcactggtctcagtttcctcatccgagtctttttcttcatctgtaaattcgGGGTGATAATATCTGGTTACATGAATGGGGTGGTAAGGATCAACAGAGAAAACAAATATGGAAGCATTCCTTAAATTCTGACGTGAAGGCCAAATGTGAGTTATGATCATAAAAGCGTAAGGGACAAGTGTTTGCTTCTTCTGTGCCTCTCAGTGCCTTCTGGAGGAGGCTGAGCAAAGGTTCACCTGGAGGGCTATCTCCAAGCGGGGAGAGGGTCCTGACCTGGGCTAACAGGTGGGTATTTACCTTTCCAGCATGCAGAAAGAGGAGATGGAATTTCAGCCCCTGGAGCAAATTAAAGAGAACGAGGAGGCCAACCACTCCACTCCATTCATGGGTCCTTTCAGTCGCCTGCTGGGGGTGCAGTCCCCAGGATTCACGAGGTCTGCCTCCAGAATGAACCTGCTTCGGAGGAGGGATTACCCATACCAGGATGTGGGCAAGCCCAGGAGCTCCTGGACCTCAAGGGTTGATTCTTCTTCCCAGGCTGGTTCCAGCTTGAGGGAGCAGTGGGAGAGTGAAGACTCTAAGCTCCGGGAGCTGGACGCCTTCATATCCACCCCCTTCTACGAGAGGCCTGGCTTCTACAGTGCCCCCCAAACACCCATCAGCTCCTTCCCTCTGGTTTTCCCATTGAGGCGCCCACCGGGCAGAAGAGGCACTGCTGTCTCCAATGTCCAGACTGGCTCATCCTTCACCAAGGACAATTGTGCCAATTTCTGCCTGTCACAGGACAGCGATATGGATGCAAGCCAAAACTCTGTGACTTCTAGCATGAGGGAAACTTTTGTCTGGCCCACAGAGAGAGGCAAAACCCCTGACACCTCCTTGGTGGCCACCCTGGAGGACCATCTGCCCAGGAAAAATGAAGAACTTAGTGCCCCAGGGACCCCCGAGGCCCAGACCACAGCTCTAGCgagcctcaatttcctatttCAGGCTGCATCACCTGACGTGGAGAAGGCAGACAGCTTTAGGAGACCTCGAAGCCCCTGGCAGCCCTGGCTGGCCCTGGAGAACACATCTGTTGTCTGTTCAGATTCACTCCCTGCTACAATGGGCAGCCCCAGTGATGACCCTGCTCTGCCCAGCTCCCTCCCTCTGGCACCCCCATTGCTCTCCCAAGTCAGGTACAGCAAAGCTGCTATGCCTGGCTTAGATGATGAGGGACCCAGCATCCTTGGCCAGGTCTCCATGGAAATGTCGGTGTCTCCAAAAGATCTGGGGACCGTAAGTGATGTGCATTCACCAGAGCACAGGGCAGCTGCTGGGCCTCCTTCCCCCAAAGACTCGGGCATCTCCTTGGCAGAGGGAGACTTGGTGGGGCTGATAGAAACAATCCTAGAAGAAGCGACCTCTCTGACTCAGGGCAAGTGGGCAGGTTTAGTTAGCCAGTGACCCAGGGCCTCTTAACTCAGGCATGAGTGTTCGAGGCTTCCTTATGCATTTGCTAATAGAGCAGACCCCTGGCCAAGGTGAACTAGACTGCAGAGGCTGGTCATCCAGCAGAGGGCTTTTCCCAAAGCTAgctagaggagaaaaggaaggaaggaaaggagggagggaaaagggagagagggaagtcaggaaggaaaaggaaagagaaagggagggaggaaataaaaaaaaggaaggggaaggagaggcaggatgaaaggaaggagggagggaaggacacCATTgtgcctgcttcagtttcatccACCTGCTCACAGAAGGGCAGCACAGAACCAGCCCAGGCggagagcacagcacagcctgcCTCTTCATTATTCCTTCTCTCCAACAGGCCGAGCATTGTTCAGGAGGACAGTTAGCCGCCACCTCCCCTGCAGCCTGTCCCCTCAAGCTTCTCCCTTCTTACAGCAGTCAGCTGTTTCCTTCAACCACAAAAGACTCAAAATATCCAGAACCCTCAAGCTCTCAAGCCACAtgctaaaagaaagaagaaacgaaAGCGAAGTGGTCCGGAGCGGGCCCTCCCACTTTCACATTCACTTAACCGCTAGTTTGGGGATGGAGCCCAGCTGGGCTACGGGTGGGGGGGCAGCCGTGCCCAAATATGAGCAGTCTCAGCTCTGGCACTTGCGATGACACTTGTCACAGGGTTTTGCGTAGCTAGTGGCTTTGGGGGAGTTCAGGATGCCGCTATATTTTAAGGGACACACTCCCAGACTGCACAGGATTTTGGAGAAAATCCTGACCCTACCAGCAGATAGGCCGGAGGCCGGAGGTTCAAGGACTGGACTCCACTGGAGGCCCACCATTACCCAGGCTACCAATAATTCTAGCCTTCATTTTCATTGAGATCTCACTCAAGCACAGGGTAAACAGATGCAGATGTTTTGATA
The DNA window shown above is from Notamacropus eugenii isolate mMacEug1 chromosome 2, mMacEug1.pri_v2, whole genome shotgun sequence and carries:
- the BEST1 gene encoding bestrophin-1, with product MTVTYTNRVANVHLGTFSRLLLQWRGSIYKLLYCEFSIFILCYFTISMIYRLILSESQRLLFEKLALYCDKYAQLIPVSFVLGFYVTLVVSRWWSQYQSIPWPDRLMNLVSANVEGEDEQGRLLRRTLMRYAHLCTVLILRSVSTAVYKRFPSTQHLVQAGLMTPEEHKRFESLNSPHNKFWVPCVWFANLAAKARREGQIRDSVVLQGILNELNTLRSQCGALYGYDWISVPLVYTQVVTVAVYSFFLACLLGRQFLDPAKSYPGHELDLFVPVFTLLQFFFYAGWLKVAEQLINPFGEDDDDFETNWLIDRNLQVSLLAVDEMHQDLPVLEKDMYWNDPNPRPPYTAAAAESMRASFLGSTFDINMQKEEMEFQPLEQIKENEEANHSTPFMGPFSRLLGVQSPGFTRSASRMNLLRRRDYPYQDVGKPRSSWTSRVDSSSQAGSSLREQWESEDSKLRELDAFISTPFYERPGFYSAPQTPISSFPLVFPLRRPPGRRGTAVSNVQTGSSFTKDNCANFCLSQDSDMDASQNSVTSSMRETFVWPTERGKTPDTSLVATLEDHLPRKNEELSAPGTPEAQTTALASLNFLFQAASPDVEKADSFRRPRSPWQPWLALENTSVVCSDSLPATMGSPSDDPALPSSLPLAPPLLSQVRYSKAAMPGLDDEGPSILGQVSMEMSVSPKDLGTVSDVHSPEHRAAAGPPSPKDSGISLAEGDLVGLIETILEEATSLTQGKWAGLVSQ